In the genome of Deltaproteobacteria bacterium, the window GCCCGCCGCCCACGAGCACGGGTAGCGGTCGACCCCGATGATGTCGACCGTGCCGACGTAGGGCGCGTAGGGGTTCTCCGGGAAGTGCGGCTGGATGACGGCGAAGGTGGGCCTGCCGGGATCCAGCGACTTGACGAGCGCCGACCGCGCCGCGAGGTCCCGGACCGCCGAGGGGCATTGCCAGAGGCGCGGCTCGTCGGCGAGGTTATAGGCCTCGACCTTGGGGTTGCCCGCGAGCGGTCCGACGTTCGCGACCACCCAGTCGTCCGATCGCTCCCACGTACAGGTCGTGTTGTCGTAGTTCCCGAGCCAGACGAGCGCGCGACGCCCGGCGGGCAGCGCGTTCACGACTCCGGGGTCGGTGCCGGTGTCGATCACCGTGAAGCCGGCGGCGACGATGGCGTCGAAGCCGGTCGGGCTCGAATCCCGGCTGAAGCAGCCGCGCGGCGCCGGGGTCCTCACGGACGGGACGCACAGCTCCGCCTGTCTGATTGCAGCCAGCCGTCCGGGACCGAACTCGTTGTTCGTGTGGAGCTGGCGGGCGGGGCCGAGCGCGGCGTGCGGCGCCGCGAGGCTGAGCTGCGCCCGGTAGCACAGGAAGTAGCCGCTGAGGTGCTTGATCCCGGCGCCGTCGTTGCTGACCGGGGCGCAGAGGTGTCGCGGCGTCGTGAGGTCGAGGTATCTCGTCCCGAACTGATCCGTGAGCCGAACGCCCTCGATGTGCGCGAAGGGAGGCCCGTCCGTGACGAGCCTCAGCCTGTGGCACGCGTAGCGGTCGACGTCGCTCGCGGCGGGCAGCGGCGGGTCGCTGTCGAGGCTCTCGGCGGTCGGGACGAGCAGGTCGTCGGGCCTCCCGATCTCCGCGCGCAGGGGCCCGAACTCGTTCGTGACCTGCAGCGTGCGCTGCGGCACGGCTGCCATGGGCGGTTGAATCCTGTACCCCTCCAGGGCGGTGGCCGCGTCGACCACCCGTCGGGCGTTCACGTCGGCCGGGTTGCAGAGCCACATCGGCCTCGTGACGTGGGCGGTGAGCGGCCCGAGGGGACCGGCCACCGGAACAGCCGGGATCGGGGTGAACCGCGGCATCCCGAACGCCCGTACCCGGTAGCAGAGAAAAGGATCGTCCGGAGCGCCCGGCGGCCGCGGCGCCGGTGCCGCCCGGGTGGGCCCGGAGACGAAGACCGCCAGTGCGAGCAGGGCGAACGCGGTGATCCCCATGTGCCGGTTCAAGGAAGAATTGGTCCTATCCCCAGGAGTGGACGGAAGGTGGCAAGCACCATGTACCAGTTGGTAGCCGTGCCGAGGGTCATGCTCGCCTCCTGCGGGCCGGCGGCGCTGGAGAGGATGTCCTCGATGTCGGAGGACGCGCTGCCGTTCTGCACCTCGAGGACGTACGGCACCATCTGGCTGCTTCCGGGAATCGCCCAAGCCGGCTGGCCCCCGGTGATGACGGCCGCGACGACCAGCTCACCGGCGGGAATCGCGGCGGTCGGACCCGCGCTGGCGTTGGTTCCCACACCTTGCGCGACCAGGGCTTGGTCGAGCGTTCCCAGCACGGCCACGTTTCGGTAATCCGCGACCGCCTCCTGCAGATAGGCGGGGGCGGACGCCGACACCGTGATCACGAGGCCGAACGGCGCAGGGAAGGAACTCCTGCGGTAGAAGAGTGCGATGTCGCCCGTTCCGCCGAACGTCGTCGAAACCGAGCGCGTCCACGGACCATTGACGTTGTCCAGGACGTGCACCTCGCCGGGAGCGTCGAACTGGCCGAACCACCCGACGAGGAGGTCGCCGGGCAAGACCGGCTCGGTCAGGACAAGGGTCTCTGAGGCGATGCGGCTGGCGGACGAACCTGCAACTCCCTGGACGAATTCCGGTGAAGCGACCGGCGTGATGATCGTGAGGGGTGCCGACTGCGCCGAATGCTCGTCCGCGATGTCGAAGGCGTCGACGGAATAGGCGTAGGTGGTCAAGGGCGTCACATCCTCGTCCACGTAGGTCGTGGGGTCGGGCCGTGCCCTCCCGATCTCGGCACCGTTCAGGAAGAGGATCGCGATGGGGGAACCGTCTCGATACACGGTATAGCCGGCGACGCTGCCGGTGGACGCCGACCACGAGAGGGTGACTCGTGTGGAGGCCACGCTGGTGGCCTCGAAGCCGGCGGGGGTGGAGGGGGCCCCGGGCGGAGTGGCGGGAAGGGCATGAAAAACGGCGCACACCGCGTACCAATCGGTGGCGGAGGCGAGGGTGGCCGTCCCCTGCTGGCCGCCCGCGGCGCTCGACGTGATGTCCTCTTCGTAGGCGGATCCGTTCGCCGTCTGCGCCCGCGGCGTGTACGGGACGCCCAGGCTGCTGCCGGGCGTCACGGAACCGGGAGAGCCGCCGGTCACCAGGGCCGCGAACACGACCTCGCCCGCGTCGACCGCCGCGGTCGCACCGGTGTCGACGGCCGTCCCCACACCCCGCGCCGCGGCGACCTGGTCCAGCGAGCCGGCGAGCGCGACGCCCGCATACTCGGCGACGGTTCCCTGCAGGTACGCGGTCGATGGGACGGCTACGGTGATTGCGATCCCGTTGGGAGCCGGCTGGCTGTTCTCGCGGTAATAGAGGGCGATGTCGCCCGTGTCGCTCATGAAGGTCATCGACCCGGGCGCCCGGGTCCAGGTGCCGTTCACGTTGTCCGATACCTGAGCCTGCTCGGGGGCGTCGAACTGGGAAATCCACCCGACCAGCAGATCCCCTTGGGCGACGGGGCTGGTGAGTGTAACGGTGATCGCCGAGACCCGCGACCCGGTCGAGAATGCCGCTCCCTGGACGAAGGCAGGGGTGGCCGACGATTGGGCGAGCGCCGTGCGTGGAAGGAGAACTCCGAGGGCGGCCATCGCGGCAAGGCCAGCTGTGGACAGAGCCGATGGCAGGTACTTCACGACGAGGAGCTGGGCCACGCTGCCAGCTCGCATGCGGTCTCGTTAGCAACTGCCGCCTCGGCGCGCCCTCCCGTCCCTCTTGAGGCGCGCCTAACGCCTCGTGGGGTGCCCGGGGGGATCGACTCGCCGCTAGGGCGCGACCGTGAGAATCATCGCCGGGCGTCCGGCGCTCGCCTCGCGCGAGTTGTAGCTCACGCCGTCGACCGAGGCGTTGTCGATCGCAAAGCAGTAGACGCCGTCGCCCGAGATGGCGGCGGTCACGTCGAAGTCGACCAGCTGGCCCTGGGCCACGGCCCCCAGGGTCGCGAGGGCGGGCCCATCGATCACGGGCCGCGTGTTCCAGCTGACCGTCCGCTCGTCCCACCTGCAATTCGTGATCGGGTGGATGCTACCGCCGGAGACACCTTCGCCACCTGCAGCCGGAGGCGGGCGGAGGAGATCCTGCGGGCGCCGACGCCACTCACGGCCACGCGCACGAAGGTGCGCGTCGCGGCGGGGCCGGCATCGGCCGAGAGCAGCGCTCTGGTCCCGAAGTTGATGGCCGGCAGGTCGGACTCGACGAAGGTGTCGGCCTGGACCGTGGCGACCGGGGCCGGCGCGACAAGCGTCGTCGTGGTGGTCGTGGTGGTGGACGTCGTGGTCGTCGTCGAGAGCGGAGCTCCGCCAACCTCGATGACGAGCTGCGGCTTCCCTGCCGCTGCCTCGCGCGCGTTGTACCGGACGCCGTCGGCGGAGGGGCTCTCGAGGGCGAAGCAGTACACACCGTCGCCGCGGATCGTGCTCGTCACCTCGAAGTCCACCGCCTGGCCGAGCGCCACCATACCCACCGTGGCGAGCACGCGCCCGTCGATGGCGGGTTTGGTCTTCCAGCTGACCGTTCGCTCGTTCCAGCTGCAGCTCATCGGGTGGATGCGCCCTCCCGCGACGCTCTGGGAGTTCGGGAGGCTCGCCACCTGGAGCCGCAGGCGGGCGGACGCCACCTGGCGCCCTGCGACGCCGCTCACGCGGACGCGGAGGAACGTGAGCTTCACGGGGCTGGCGTCCAGCTCGAGC includes:
- a CDS encoding DNRLRE domain-containing protein; this translates as MLRPREPLRRRRPVQRARGSGREAAARHRGWRSSALDDDHDVHHHDHHDDACRAGPGRHGPGRHLRRVRPAGHQLRDQSAALGRCRPRRDAHLRARGREWRRRPQDLLRPPPAAGGEGVSGGSIHPITNCRWDERTVSWNTRPVIDGPALATLGAVAQGQLVDFDVTAAISGDGVYCFAIDNASVDGVSYNSREASAGRPAMILTVAP
- a CDS encoding fibronectin type III domain-containing protein gives rise to the protein MRAGSVAQLLVVKYLPSALSTAGLAAMAALGVLLPRTALAQSSATPAFVQGAAFSTGSRVSAITVTLTSPVAQGDLLVGWISQFDAPEQAQVSDNVNGTWTRAPGSMTFMSDTGDIALYYRENSQPAPNGIAITVAVPSTAYLQGTVAEYAGVALAGSLDQVAAARGVGTAVDTGATAAVDAGEVVFAALVTGGSPGSVTPGSSLGVPYTPRAQTANGSAYEEDITSSAAGGQQGTATLASATDWYAVCAVFHALPATPPGAPSTPAGFEATSVASTRVTLSWSASTGSVAGYTVYRDGSPIAILFLNGAEIGRARPDPTTYVDEDVTPLTTYAYSVDAFDIADEHSAQSAPLTIITPVASPEFVQGVAGSSASRIASETLVLTEPVLPGDLLVGWFGQFDAPGEVHVLDNVNGPWTRSVSTTFGGTGDIALFYRRSSFPAPFGLVITVSASAPAYLQEAVADYRNVAVLGTLDQALVAQGVGTNASAGPTAAIPAGELVVAAVITGGQPAWAIPGSSQMVPYVLEVQNGSASSDIEDILSSAAGPQEASMTLGTATNWYMVLATFRPLLGIGPILP